TATTGTGTTTGGTTTCGCCTCTTTGGTGTTTGTGCTGAAGGAGGATGGTTACTTCGGTCAGCTGTGTGTCAGCGTATCAGGAACCAACGACAGCCTGACCACCACAGGTGAGCAACTCTGGAGTTCAGTttggcaaaaatgtacaaataccATCAATTTAAGATACATGAGTagatttttggccacttgggggcatgAGAACTCAGAGCAACATCATCATCCCATTGGAGTCAAGTTTCTGGCCTCCTGAAGAATTTAATTCCAatttttattctgcttttaGCGGACACATTTTGGCGTCCAGCACCAGTTTGCTCAATATCCCATAATGCCCCAAGCTTTCTCTCTGGTTCTCTGTCTTACAGACTGTAGCAGGCAGGATGAGCAGTTCTCTCTGGTCTTCACCATCGCCTCGTTCCTCAACAACTTCCTGAATCTAGTCAATGGCTACCTGTTTGATCGATTTGGCACCATGGTGACCAGGCTGCTGGGAATGTGAGTCCAtcgtgtttttctctctccgaCCACAAAACGAAAAAGAACATCTCAAGGCTGCAGTTGAAACTTTGACAAGCAGCGTTTCATTCATATGAAACAAAAGCTTAAGAGGTTCAGTCAGCAAAACAAGTAGCAGCTAGCAGTTTGAAATaagttattatttatatatatataagcttaaatgtacattttagcTTGCAGTTCAGTTCTTGCTACAGTTTATGGTTGTGATAAAGGGGGACCAGTGAGGGTTACAGAGATAAAGTAGGGAGTGTCTAACAGAGGCAGATAGATTACAGTCAAGCAGAGCCCACCTCATTTGACCCAAGACCCTATTTGACCCTCGTATTGGCAGTGTCAGTCTCATCACTTTATAATATTTACAACAAGTCGAACAAGAGTTCAGTCACAGGATGGACAGAGCCACTGAAGCTGAACCCTCAGACCCCAGACCTTTGTCCATAAATGgtacatttcactaaaaacatgTGCCTGCTGTTGTCTCATACATCTACATGCATGTTGGTAAGGAATGTTGATTTCTAGGGCTTTTGCGTTACACATTGACAGTTTAGTTTACTCATTTATTGTTCACGGTCACAGGTAATCAGGTTAAAGAGCCCACCCATGAAAAACACTTAGACGgagaatgtgttatttttaaaagaagcataaatgtaatgtaaatgattaaattaagTTGAAGCAAATCTTCAACTCATAAAATGCATCATGCATCACATTTCATCTGATGCCAgtcagtatatgtgtgtgtgtgtgtgtgtgtgtgtgtgtgtgtgtatgcttagGTGGATAAATGGCAGAGACACTGCTGTGGCTGCTCTAAATTCAGTCATATTTCTCTCTCCAGATCTTTGTACACGACGGGAACCATTCTTGTGGCCTTCTCCAGTGCAGgtaggtgcacacacacaagcatacacaacATACGTCAAGCAATCAAGCAGTTCATTAAACGTATTCAACACCATTTTCAAGTAAATCACctcattttaatgttacagtTATTAGGCAACATGGATTCATCTTTCAGCTCGAAGTCATTATTCCTGTTTCCACTTTGTTTCTTCTTGCCATAATCCTTTCACAGGGGGACATATTTAGTATCCCTGTCACGTTGTGAGCGTGTAACATTGTGCCAGAAAGCAGGCTGACATGCCTTTCTCTATGCAAATTTAACCTACCTTGTTCCTATGGTGgccatttaaatgtattgatttcttAACAGTTAAATGgtttatattgtgtgtgtgaacacgtACCACCACATAAACATGTTCAGCTGTTCATCAGTGCTTAAACACATCTAACTCTAACCAAGTGAAGGGGCAGGGCATAAGTTTACAATCATGTCATTAATACATAATCAAGggaattgtttttcttccactgtcATGTAGCATTTTCAGAGCTGCTTTTTCCTGCCTTGTCCTGCATCGCTGTGGGAGGGATTCTACTCCTTCTAACTAACATGCAGGTGAATTCTGATTTCTGCATGAATATGTTATGCATATAGAAACGTACTGTATGTCCaaaacaaattatatttcaaacaCAACTCTCCAATAACCCATAACCATACATATTGCTGAATTGTGTCTCTTTGTATCCGAAAGGTGGGCAACCTGTTCGCTGCTCATCGCTCCACCATCATCACCCTCTACAATGGTGCCTTTGACTCCTCTTCTGTCGTCTTTCTCATCATCAAGGTAAAGGGGTGCAGCCAGTCAGTTGAACCATTACGATGAAGTGTTCTGGCAGCATCTGAAATAATTTACTAGATGGGCATATCAGGCACCATTCAGGGCATTCACATTACAACATTGTGGGTTGACCTTTCTCACAGGCGTCAGGCAGCTGGCTTCAAAGTGTCTGACACAAGATGGTGGACAACATAGTGAAAATCCAACTTTTTACTAGGTCTATGATGTGCAGTAGTTTCTCCACAGCAAAAAACACATGGCATCTGGTCTTTTTTACATCAAATCCAGTTGAACTTGTGGTTTGAAAAGCAATAGAAATGCAGCATTTGAGGTCATGGTGGTCGGTGCTTCTTTGACGTCAAAGCAACATCCTACATCAACTTCTACAAAATTGCTTTACGCTATTCCTTGAAGTTTAAACAAGagtttttcctctgctctccaggTACTGTATGAACAGGGAGTCTCTCTCCGCTCCTCCTTCCTTGTTTTGTCCTTCTGCAGCATCATACACCTGTTGAGGACCTTCCTGCTGATGCCCAGAACCCACATTCCCTACCCTCTGCCACAATACTACACCTATGGGTGAGAACATTAGCTTGTCTTTGAAGCAGCTACTGCATGTAGGTCATGTAGATCCTCTTCACGGGTGAGACACGACATAGACATTTGCTTCTCCCGATGTGCAGATTGAAGTGCGGAAAGGCCAACACTTACAACGTGGAGCAGTTTGAGAGGATGAGGGATGGTGCTATGGCAGTCTCTCAAGAGTCCAGCGGGAGGGACAATGTGCCACCAGTACCTGAGGACGGGACCGAGGCCCAACACTCAGGAAAAGGTACTAACCCTCATTGTTGCAATCACCTCCACATTCACATTGCCAGGTACAGATAACATGATTGATAAATAAAACTGCACACAAATCACTACATGTTTAAAGTGGGATATggcattcaaaaatgtaaaattgcaCCTCTCTATTTGCCTATccagaaataaaagagaaacaagatcAAACGACTAATAACCCTAATCATTGtgcagtattttctttcttatttccaTAGTTTTccactcttacacacacacacacacacacactgtacatcagCGACCAGTCTTCATCTAATCTAAAGTTCTGTCAGGTGTGTGTACGACCAGAGGTACAGCATAGAAGCCCATTGAGGAACTATATGATTTTTGGACCTTGCTACTATTTAACGGACATTAGGACtgtgactattttcattatcaattaatctgcttattattttctcgattcatcTTTTATAtctgtctataaaatgttgaaaaaatgtgaaaaaatggCATTCACTATTTCTCTGAACCCACAGTGATGTCttcaatttgcttgttttgtctggccaacagtccaaaagcaaAAGATTTTTGATTTACTGtcacatatgacaaagaaaggcagcaaattCCTCACATTCGAGAAAGGAATATTTGGCTTGAAGATTGACTGAAAcaagtagtagcagtagtagataatcaactaatcgttgcagctctaacaGACGTTCTCTCCATCACTGTACTTTCAACTGGCACGGAGTTATGGAAATGAtggctgatttaaaaaaaaaaacaaacacaaaacaaaatttgtTCAAAACATCATGAGTAGATATTAGTAAATGTACTCAACTTTAAAGCACATTTCAGCGTGGACTCCATGTATTTAGTGCCGAGTTTCCGGAGCTGTGTGCTGTCCTGGTTCTTCCTGTGGCACCTGTTGTGGCTGTCCATAATGCAGCTGAGGCACTACCTCTTCATCGGCACGCTCAACCCCATGCTCAACCGGCTGGCCAACAACAATCCCAACCTGGGTAACTCATTACGACAGTCACTGTCCCTCGTCGAAGCACATATTAACTGACTGTGATCTAAAGCTTTCTCCTTGTTCCCTCACTGACCTTTGCCCTCTTCTCATTATCACCATTCAACCCCAACTcctgttgttttctcctttgCTTCTCTCTGTGGCTGTTTCCCTCCCACCATGTCTCCCTCAGTGAGTCAGTACACCAATGCTTTTGCTATGACCCAGCTGTGTGGAGTGCTGTGTGCTCCCTGGAACGGACTCATCATGGACAGACACAAGGGAAAGCCTCTGGCTCCTGGTAAATCAATGGCTGGTGTTataactgcatgtgtgtgtgtgtgcagcagagcaACATTACTCATTCCTTCTCAATCACTTTTCCTCCTGTAAggagaaacagagcaggaggCAGACCTgcgctcctcctctctgtctctgttcctgACCTCCCTGCAGTGCCTGCTGTTCTCTGTGTGCGCCTCCGTTCCTTTCCTCCCGCTGCAGTACCTCACCTTTGCTCTACAAGTCCTCAATCGCTCTTTCCTCTATGGGGGAAATGCAGCGTTCATTAGCATTGCGTGAgtagctgtcacacacacacacacacacataggggatggagaaaatgaaaagaagaaacaccATTATGCGACAGTTCTGCAGGAAATTCTTGTTGAAACTGACAGAGTCAAAGTCGACTTATGAGCAGTGTTTCTCTTTGATAATGCAGTTTTCCTATGTTCggcatacagtatgtaaccATGATGTTCTCAACATTACACAATGTGTCAGCAGCGTTTGGGACTGTTACAGTTCTGGCAG
The sequence above is a segment of the Enoplosus armatus isolate fEnoArm2 chromosome 2, fEnoArm2.hap1, whole genome shotgun sequence genome. Coding sequences within it:
- the LOC139296829 gene encoding equilibrative nucleobase transporter 1-like; the encoded protein is MQGYEVGTRLRYRLTLASGMLECLCFAGIVFGFASLVFVLKEDGYFGQLCVSVSGTNDSLTTTDCSRQDEQFSLVFTIASFLNNFLNLVNGYLFDRFGTMVTRLLGISLYTTGTILVAFSSAAFSELLFPALSCIAVGGILLLLTNMQVGNLFAAHRSTIITLYNGAFDSSSVVFLIIKVLYEQGVSLRSSFLVLSFCSIIHLLRTFLLMPRTHIPYPLPQYYTYGLKCGKANTYNVEQFERMRDGAMAVSQESSGRDNVPPVPEDGTEAQHSGKVPSFRSCVLSWFFLWHLLWLSIMQLRHYLFIGTLNPMLNRLANNNPNLVSQYTNAFAMTQLCGVLCAPWNGLIMDRHKGKPLAPGETEQEADLRSSSLSLFLTSLQCLLFSVCASVPFLPLQYLTFALQVLNRSFLYGGNAAFISIAFPACHFGKLYGLVMSMSAVVSLLQYPCFALVKGTLGGDPFFVDIALTLLTLLVFIHPLYVFTHCRKVACRHRDHNAHNAHTEVANSSKMADAKL